The following are from one region of the Nicotiana tabacum cultivar K326 chromosome 3, ASM71507v2, whole genome shotgun sequence genome:
- the LOC142174679 gene encoding glutaredoxin-C13-like: MDKVQRMASEYGVVIFSKSTCCLCYAVTILFRDLGVDPYVHELDHDSEGKDMEKALMRMGCNASVPAVFIGGKLVGSTNEVMSLHLKGSLIQLLKPYLPD, encoded by the coding sequence ATGGACAAAGTACAACGAATGGCATCAGAGTACGGGGTAGTGATCTTCAGCAAgagtacatgttgtttatgttaCGCGGTTACTATACTATTTCGAGATCTTGGTGTTGATCCATATGTTCATGAACTTGATCATGATTCTGAGGGAAAAGATATGGAGAAAGCTCTTATGAGAATGGGTTGTAATGCCTCAGTTCCAGCAGTTTTCATAGGGGGGAAATTAGTAGGATCTACTAATGAAGTTATGTCTCTTCACCTAAAAGGCTCCCTAATTCAACTCCTCAAGCCTTATCTTCCTGATTAA